Sequence from the Deltaproteobacteria bacterium IMCC39524 genome:
TTTTCCCTTTGAGGGTTTTCCCTTTCGATGGTTTAACACGAATTTTCGCCACGGACGGTTCTAATTCTTACTATAATTTTCATTTCTCCCACGATAGCGCTAAAGCTTACCCTGGCAATTGGAACCAATATCGCGCTATTTTGGAAAAAGTAGTAGACGGTCAGATCGTCTTTCAAAAAATCTTTATTCCAACCCCGACAAGCTATGCTCTAAATACTTGGCATACTATCGCCCTCCGGTTTAGCCCACAATCCGTTACCGGTTACCTTGATGGAGAAGAGATTGTTACTGTAGCCGATCCCGACGCACAGCAGATTTCTGTCAACACGATTAAACTCGACTTCCCACAGCAAGATCAGTATGTCGATAACATTCGTGCACTAGTCAAACAGGCTAATGCTGCGCCAATAGCCTTGGCCGGTCCAAATGTGTCTGTCACTAGCAGTGCTGTTGTCACGACCATTCTGGAAGGCCGAGCTTCCGATTCTGACAGTGACCTCCTGAATTACCGTTGGAAGGATAGTGACGACGAACTCATAGGGTTTGCTCCTGCGGGGCCTAACGGCGAAGCAGACCTTCCACTTGCGATCGTACCCCAGTTCAGCATTGGCCCACATATTCTGACCCTCGAAGTCAGTGACGGACAGGTTACATCCACGGACCAAATGGTCTTGACGGTTGAAAATGCAGCTCCTGTCGCGGCCATTGACGGTGGTGCAACCATTCAGCTGGGTGACACCCTCACTCTCTCGGGAACGACCTCTGATTTCGATGGCGATCTCCTTATTTACCGTTGGCTAGAAGCTGATGCAGTACTCGATACCGGCACGGTAGCTACTTTGCAGGGTGGTTTTCCTGTCTCCGTCCCTGAGATTTACCTTGCCGGTTTAGATTTGGGTGACCATGAAATTACACTTGAAGTATCAGATGGAATTAACTCAACGTTTGCGACGATTGCAACGGTCACGGTCATTGACACACTGGCCCCGGCACTGAGCGTAAACACAGCAAACAGCCTTCTCTGGCCCCCTAACCACCAGCTTGTCGAGGTTGCTATCAGCACACAAGTTTCAGACAATAGTGACTCGCAAGTCCAACTTTCGGCCCTTGCAAGCTGTAGCGAGCTACCTGATTCTGAAGGTGATGGTTCGACAATTCCTGACATTATTGGACCTACAATTGATCAGAGCTCTGGGCTCATAACCTTCCAACTCCGTGCTGAACGATCTGGAAAGGGGACTGGGCGTGTTTATACCGTGGTAATAACTGCCACTGATGAATCAGGAAACTCCAGTACCGCGTCTCTTAACGTTAGGGCACCACATGACTAAGGCCACTTGAAGTAATCGAGGGGTCGACCCTCAAAGAACTGTCGACGTTCGCTGTCGAGTTCTAAGTTTAGTTGATAACCGATATTTTGTTTACTATAGCGAAAAGTTAGTCGACAGAGTTACTTAGGGCTTATTGAGCTCTTGCCATGTTGTTAGGTCAATGACAACCCCCGCTTTCTACAAAGAGGGGGTTGTCATTGACAACTTTTCTAAAAGAATTAAGAGACATTATTCTTGTTTTATTGTTTTAGCTCCACAAACCAACCTACCTCCATTCCGTAAGCTACCCCAAGAAGGTCGCTCTAGGTAAATACTGATCGGGTTGACTGGGTTCGAGCCAGGGTCCCCAGCGATCGAAGCAGGTTCGCCAACAGGCTGCGTTATATTTTCAAAAGTCACGACTTCTAAGACGAAAACCGGCTTCTTATTGATGGAGGTATTCAGTAAGCTCTTTAATCCACAAAACTATGGCCACCTGGGTTCGATCCTTGGTGGCCTTTCTTTGTAATACAGGAGTGATCTGATTCCCATGGACAGCACATTCTGTTTTATATGTTAAAGCGAACTAATGGTTCGGTTTGAACGGGAGGAAAAATATGACAATCGAATCAGACTTAAATGTGGAGGTTCCTGTGATTAAGAAGAAGATTTTGGTTGTTGAAGACGAAGAATCTCTATTGAAACTTCAAAGTATACTGCTGACCTTGAGGGGTTACAATGTCGAAGGAGTAATGGATGGTCAGGCAGCATTAGAGGCAGTGGTAACTACGAACCCAGACCTGATTCTGCTTGATATTATGCTTCCCAAGATTGATGGCTTAGAGGTTTGTCGGCAGGTAAAGAATAACGAGGCGACCCGTCATATTCCAGTGGTCATGCTTACAGCAAAAAAGAGCATGGAAGACCGTGTCATGGGTAAGGAGGCTGGCGCCGACATGTATATAACAAAACCTTACAAGTCATCGATGGTCATTGAAACCATTCAGAGGATCCTCTCTTGAATCTAAACCTCCGTGGATTATTCCCAGGGGTCGTTTCTTATTTGTCACGACTTCCGAGAAGAAAAGCGGCCTCTTATTGATAGAGGTATTCAGTAAGCTGTTTAATACATAAAACTATGGCCACCAAGGTTCGATCGTTGGTGGCCATTTTTAACACAGCTCCTTGATCCGTTACTTCTGAGCCGCTACCTTAACCATGATGTGGGCGTAAGGAGTCCCTTTCCACATCACGTAGACCGGATCGTTCGTGTCAGTGGACAGCCCTTCAAGCAAGGCCTGATCGGGCACCAGAATCATCAAGTGTGGCCCTTCCTTGACCCAGTCATTATCGTTAGTCGGCTTGGGGGCAAAGGGGTCAGTGTTACTGACTCCAATGGCGTCTCCTTCACCGGCCAGCATATAGGAGACACTAAGCTCATCGACCGTGACCGGTTCCTGCTTCATCAGAGCACCTAGCACTTTATCCCATTGAGCTTGGTTGCACATTGGTCCGGTTGTTGCGGTTTCAGGGTAGCAGTTCCATCCGTTTGTTCCCTCTCTAAGAACTTTGCCATCCATCGTCTTAATGGTGGCATCCTGAGTGATCACCTGCGGGGCAGCACTAACCGCATTTTCGATCAGTGCTTTTGTACTTTTTTCTGCATGAGCACTTCCTGCCAACGTGGCAATAGACGCTGCGGTTAACAATAATATAGCCAACATAATGGAAAGTGTCGCCTTGATAGAGCTTTTCATGATTGATCCCTTTCCGCTCCGCTTACACTAAAAGAGAAAAAGCCGAGCCTACCGTTAGAATTTGTCCTTCGGTAGCTCGGCCATCTTGTAGTGAAAGGAGGTGAGATCCGCCGCTTTCCGTCCCCACTTTTCAGCAGGTTTGGTTTTATCGAGACCTGTTAGAACAATTATCCTCTCCTGTTAGTTCTGGAGTCAAGGGGGGGGGGGCTAATTTAACAAAAGTTATCGATACCTGATTCTGTTTTTATTTGTCACGACTTCTGAGACGAAAAACGTCTTCTTTGTGAAAGAGTTATTCATGAAGTTGTTTAACCTATAAAATTAAGGCCACCTGGTAATCAAACCAAGTGGCCATCTTTATTCCAGCTAGATCCAGGCAAGGGCGTCCTTTCCATTTTAGGATTAGTCAGCTACGGCCTTGACGGTGACTGGACAAGTAATTGTATTAAATACCGGTGAGTATTTCTGTGCCATTTCTACCAGCTCTTGCTTTTCCTCATCGCTTATATCTGCTTCGATTTTGAAATGTACACGGATTTCTTGATAAGCTACCGGAATTGTTTCAGAGAGCCCGAGAAAGCCTTGTACATCAAGATCACCTTCAAGACGTGACTGGACTGACTT
This genomic interval carries:
- a CDS encoding response regulator; protein product: MIKKKILVVEDEESLLKLQSILLTLRGYNVEGVMDGQAALEAVVTTNPDLILLDIMLPKIDGLEVCRQVKNNEATRHIPVVMLTAKKSMEDRVMGKEAGADMYITKPYKSSMVIETIQRILS